One Deltaproteobacteria bacterium DNA segment encodes these proteins:
- a CDS encoding response regulator transcription factor has protein sequence MISVLVLEERSHLRDALGQLIGWKQPTFGLAAACSHPTEIQLLIDQGLAFDVVVLDPTTTTGLEGLKLLTSLERPVVGLCEACPPELLMAFLRAGGKSLILRGEGPERLLGALEAVLAGGASFSPALARHLVGWVLEPARIPRTERPEQLTPRELEVLSQLAAGQTYAETGEILGIGLGTVQSHVKNIYRKLDVSTKTEAATLALAEGLLPGSPSVRSRG, from the coding sequence GTGATCTCGGTACTCGTGCTGGAGGAGCGCAGCCACCTGCGCGACGCCCTCGGCCAGCTCATCGGCTGGAAGCAACCGACCTTCGGGCTCGCGGCCGCCTGCTCCCACCCCACCGAGATCCAGCTCCTGATCGATCAGGGCCTCGCCTTCGACGTGGTGGTCCTCGATCCCACCACGACGACCGGCCTCGAGGGCCTGAAGCTCCTGACCTCCCTCGAGCGCCCCGTGGTCGGCCTCTGCGAGGCCTGCCCCCCGGAGCTGCTGATGGCCTTCCTGCGCGCCGGGGGCAAGAGCCTCATCCTGCGTGGAGAGGGCCCCGAGCGGCTCCTGGGCGCCCTGGAGGCCGTCCTCGCCGGGGGCGCCAGCTTCTCCCCGGCGCTGGCGCGCCACCTCGTGGGCTGGGTGCTCGAGCCCGCCCGGATCCCTCGCACCGAGCGCCCCGAGCAGCTCACCCCCCGGGAGCTCGAGGTCCTCTCCCAGCTGGCGGCCGGCCAGACCTACGCCGAGACCGGGGAGATCCTGGGGATCGGCCTCGGCACGGTCCAGAGCCACGTGAAGAACATCTACCGGAAGCTGGACGTCAGCACGAAGACCGAGGCCGCCACCCTGGCCCTCGCCGAGGGTCTCCTGCCGGGCTCTCCCTCGGTCCGGAGCCGGGGCTGA